A stretch of Telopea speciosissima isolate NSW1024214 ecotype Mountain lineage chromosome 11, Tspe_v1, whole genome shotgun sequence DNA encodes these proteins:
- the LOC122645288 gene encoding F-box protein At4g22390-like has translation MIPTSLRNAEFSPWEWERTLLLLMLLLGLGDSSGYYPYKFEGAQFPAFITGALHWLINHPELLIQKTILAFNLESEEFRLVPPPRGFSDLIQIPKHLQLVELRGLLCLSYVEHYNKMNIWMLKDYYDNESWAKEYCIDLTPWMDIHGYYNDQYYVPKDIQDKGNKVLIETLNDGSFYFENQTASFSKFICEETGSYIRGISFYRESLRSLRYVLQVLYL, from the coding sequence ATGATCCCAACCTCCCTAAGGAATGCAGAGTTTTCACCTTGGGAATGGGAAAGGACTCTCCTTCTCCTTATGCTTCTCCTTGGGCTTGGAGACTCGTCGGGATATTATCCATATAAGTTCGAGGGTGCTCAATTTCCGGCTTTCATCACCGGAGCTCTTCATTGGTTGATCAACCACCCAGAGCTTCTTATTCAGAAAACAATCTTGGCGTTCAACTTGGAGAGTGAAGAATTTAGACTCGTCCCACCTCCCAGAGGTTTTAGTGATCTGATACAAATTCCAAAGCATCTCCAATTGGTAGAATTGAGAGGATTACTCTGCCTTTCATATGTTGAACATTAcaacaaaatgaacatatggatGCTGAAAGACTACTACGATAATGAGAGTTGGGCAAAAGAGTACTGTATTGATCTGACTCCCTGGATGGATATTCATGGCTATTACAATGATCAGTATTATGTTCCTAAGGACATACAAGATAAGGGGAATAAGGTGCTTATTGAGACGTTGAACGATGGATCGTTCTATTTCGAAAATCAAACCGCAAGTTTTAGTAAATTTATTTGTGAAGAGACAGGTTCTTACATTAGAGGCATTAGTTTCTACAGGGAGAGCCTGCGGTCACTAAGATATGTACTACAGGTACTGTACCTCTAG